In Devosia sp. XK-2, one DNA window encodes the following:
- the rpoB gene encoding DNA-directed RNA polymerase subunit beta codes for MATTFNGRRKVRKSFGSIREVTELPNLIEVQKASYDQFLQVAEPKGGRPEEGLQSVFRSVFPITDFSNTASLEFVRYEFEQPKYDIDECRARDMTFAAPLKVTLRLIVFEVDEETGARSVKDIKEQDVYMGDMPFMTPNGTFVVNGTERVIVSQMHRSPGVFFDHDKGKTHSSGKLLFAGRIIPYRGSWLDIEFDAKDIVYARIDRRRKIPVTSLLKALGMDAEEILDTYYNKLNYEKTEKGWRVPYDAEKWKGAKPTHDLIDAKTGDVVHEGGKKLSARQAKKLAENGLTHLLAVDEDLYGMYVAEDLVNLQTGEIYAEAGDELDEKLLTSLVDKGFDELPILDIDHITIGAYLRNTLAIDKNESREDALFDIYRVMRPGEPPTVETAEAMFQSLFFDSERYDLSAVGRVKMNMRLELDAPDTMRTLRKEDIVEVVRTLVDLRDGRGEIDDIDNLGNRRVRSVGELMENSYRLGLLRMERAIKERMSSVEIDTVMPQDLINAKPAAAAVREFFGSSQLSQFMDQTNPLSEVAHKRRLSALGPGGLTRERAGFEVRDVHPTHYGRICPIETPEGPNIGLINNLATYARVNKYGFIETPYRKIVDGKLTDEVVYLSAMEEAKHYVAQANVQFTPTLELQDDLVVARHAGDNGLTPKENVDLMDVSPKQMVSVAASLIPFLENDDANRALMGSNMQKQAVPLLRAEAPFVGTGMEPVVARDSGAAIAAKRTGIVDQVDATRIVIRATEETDASKSGVDIYNLMKFQRSNQSTSINQRPLVVVGDHINAGDIIADGPSTELGDLALGRNVLVAFMPWNGYNFEDSILLSEKIAMQDVFTSIHIEEYEVMARDTKLGPEEITRDIPNVSEEALKNLDEAGIVHIGAEVQPGDILVGKITPKGESPMTPEEKLLRAIFGEKASDVRDTSLRVPPGDAGTVVEVRVFNRHGIDKDERAMAIEREEIERLAKDRDDEQSILDRNVYARLKEMLFGKAATAGPKGYVVGTKLNDSIFEGQPRSKWWQFAVEDDKVMTEMEALHAQYEESRRLLEQRFIDKVDKLQRGDELPPGVMKMVKVFIATKRKIQPGDKMAGRHGNKGVVSRIVPVEDMPYLEDGTSVDIVLNPLGVPSRMNVGQILETHLGWACAGMGKKIDEMVRAYHAKGDLKPLRAEINTLFANDETLTDLDDDSLVRLGEHLSKGVPIATPVFDGAKEADIVEMLERAGLKASGQSTVFDGRTGEQFDRQVTVGYIYMLKLDHLVDNKIHARSIGPYSLVTQQPLGGKAQFGGQRFGEMEVWALEAYGAAYTLQEMLTIKSDDVAGRTKVYEAIVRGDDTFEAGIPESFNVLVKEIRSLGLNVELDMREESEPEQPDPELAPPQEAAE; via the coding sequence ATGGCTACCACGTTCAACGGCCGCCGCAAGGTTCGCAAGTCCTTCGGTTCCATCCGCGAAGTCACGGAGCTGCCCAATCTGATCGAAGTCCAGAAGGCTTCCTATGATCAGTTTCTTCAGGTCGCCGAGCCCAAAGGCGGTCGTCCGGAAGAGGGTCTGCAGTCCGTGTTCCGGTCGGTCTTCCCGATCACTGACTTCTCTAATACGGCAAGCCTGGAATTCGTACGCTACGAATTCGAGCAGCCCAAATATGACATCGATGAGTGCCGCGCGCGCGATATGACCTTCGCTGCCCCGCTCAAGGTGACGCTGCGGCTGATCGTGTTTGAAGTGGACGAGGAAACCGGCGCCCGCTCGGTCAAGGACATCAAGGAGCAGGACGTCTATATGGGCGACATGCCCTTCATGACGCCCAATGGCACCTTTGTGGTCAACGGCACCGAGCGCGTCATCGTTTCGCAGATGCACCGCTCGCCCGGCGTGTTCTTTGATCACGACAAGGGCAAGACCCACTCTTCGGGCAAGCTGCTGTTTGCTGGCCGCATCATTCCCTATCGCGGTTCCTGGCTCGATATTGAATTCGACGCCAAGGATATCGTCTATGCGCGTATCGACCGTCGCCGCAAGATTCCGGTCACCTCGCTGCTCAAGGCGCTTGGCATGGATGCCGAGGAAATCCTCGACACCTATTACAACAAGCTCAACTACGAAAAGACCGAGAAGGGCTGGCGCGTTCCTTACGACGCCGAAAAGTGGAAAGGCGCCAAGCCGACCCATGACCTGATCGACGCCAAGACCGGCGACGTCGTGCATGAGGGTGGCAAGAAGCTCTCGGCCCGTCAGGCCAAGAAGCTGGCCGAAAACGGCCTTACGCACCTGCTGGCCGTCGATGAAGACCTCTATGGCATGTATGTCGCCGAAGATCTGGTGAACCTGCAGACCGGTGAGATCTATGCCGAGGCCGGCGACGAGCTCGACGAAAAGCTGCTAACCTCTCTGGTCGACAAGGGCTTTGACGAGCTGCCGATCCTCGACATTGACCACATCACCATCGGTGCTTATCTGCGCAACACGCTGGCGATCGACAAGAATGAGAGCCGCGAAGATGCTCTGTTCGACATCTATCGCGTGATGCGTCCGGGTGAACCCCCGACCGTCGAAACCGCCGAAGCTATGTTCCAGTCGCTGTTCTTTGACAGCGAGCGCTACGATCTGTCGGCTGTTGGCCGCGTCAAGATGAACATGCGCCTCGAACTCGATGCGCCGGACACCATGCGCACCCTGCGCAAGGAAGACATTGTCGAAGTCGTCCGTACTCTGGTCGATCTGCGCGATGGCCGTGGCGAAATCGACGATATCGACAACCTGGGAAACCGCCGCGTCCGTTCGGTCGGCGAACTCATGGAAAACTCATACCGCCTTGGTCTGCTCCGCATGGAGCGTGCCATCAAGGAGCGTATGAGCTCGGTCGAAATCGACACGGTGATGCCGCAGGACCTGATCAACGCCAAGCCGGCTGCCGCTGCTGTGCGTGAATTCTTCGGTTCCAGCCAGCTCAGCCAGTTCATGGACCAGACCAACCCGCTCTCGGAAGTCGCGCACAAGCGTCGTCTCTCCGCGCTTGGGCCTGGCGGTCTCACCCGCGAACGTGCTGGCTTCGAAGTGCGCGACGTGCACCCGACCCACTACGGCCGTATCTGCCCGATTGAGACGCCGGAAGGCCCGAATATCGGTCTGATCAACAACCTGGCCACCTATGCCCGCGTCAACAAGTACGGTTTCATCGAAACCCCGTACCGCAAGATCGTCGATGGCAAGCTGACCGACGAGGTCGTTTACCTCTCTGCCATGGAAGAGGCGAAGCACTACGTCGCTCAGGCGAACGTGCAGTTCACTCCGACCCTGGAGCTGCAGGACGATCTGGTTGTTGCCCGTCATGCTGGTGACAACGGCCTGACGCCCAAGGAAAACGTCGACCTGATGGACGTTTCGCCCAAGCAGATGGTGTCGGTCGCCGCTTCCCTGATCCCGTTCCTTGAAAACGACGACGCCAACCGCGCTCTGATGGGCTCGAACATGCAGAAGCAGGCTGTGCCGCTGCTGCGTGCCGAGGCTCCGTTTGTGGGTACTGGTATGGAGCCCGTCGTGGCCCGTGACTCGGGCGCTGCCATTGCGGCCAAGCGCACCGGTATCGTCGACCAGGTGGATGCCACCCGTATCGTTATTCGCGCAACGGAAGAAACCGATGCGTCGAAGTCGGGCGTCGACATCTACAACCTGATGAAGTTCCAGCGTTCGAACCAGTCGACCTCGATCAACCAGCGTCCGCTGGTCGTCGTTGGTGACCACATCAATGCCGGTGACATTATTGCAGACGGCCCGTCGACCGAACTGGGCGATCTCGCTCTCGGCCGTAACGTGCTCGTCGCCTTCATGCCCTGGAATGGCTACAACTTCGAAGACTCCATTCTGCTGAGCGAGAAGATCGCCATGCAGGACGTCTTCACCTCGATCCATATCGAGGAATATGAAGTCATGGCCCGCGACACCAAGCTTGGTCCGGAAGAAATCACCCGCGATATTCCGAACGTTTCGGAAGAGGCGCTGAAGAACCTCGACGAAGCCGGTATCGTTCATATCGGTGCTGAAGTACAGCCGGGCGACATTCTGGTCGGCAAGATCACCCCCAAGGGTGAATCGCCGATGACCCCGGAAGAAAAGCTCCTCCGCGCCATCTTCGGTGAAAAGGCCTCTGACGTCCGTGACACCTCGCTGCGCGTTCCGCCCGGCGATGCTGGTACTGTTGTTGAAGTGCGGGTGTTCAACCGCCACGGCATCGACAAGGACGAGCGCGCCATGGCCATCGAGCGCGAGGAAATCGAGCGCCTGGCCAAGGACCGCGACGACGAACAGTCCATTCTGGACCGCAACGTCTATGCGCGTCTGAAGGAAATGCTGTTCGGCAAGGCGGCGACTGCTGGTCCGAAGGGCTATGTGGTTGGCACCAAGCTCAATGACTCGATCTTTGAAGGTCAGCCGCGTTCGAAGTGGTGGCAGTTTGCCGTCGAAGACGACAAGGTCATGACCGAGATGGAAGCTCTTCATGCTCAGTATGAAGAGAGCCGTCGTCTGCTCGAGCAGCGCTTCATCGACAAGGTCGACAAGCTCCAGCGTGGTGATGAACTTCCGCCGGGCGTGATGAAGATGGTCAAGGTCTTCATTGCGACCAAGCGCAAGATCCAGCCGGGCGACAAGATGGCCGGCCGTCACGGGAACAAGGGCGTGGTTTCGCGCATCGTTCCGGTGGAAGACATGCCCTATCTCGAAGACGGTACGTCGGTCGACATCGTGCTCAACCCGCTCGGCGTGCCCTCGCGTATGAATGTTGGTCAGATCCTTGAAACCCATCTGGGTTGGGCCTGTGCCGGCATGGGCAAGAAGATCGACGAGATGGTTCGCGCCTACCACGCCAAGGGTGACCTGAAGCCGCTCCGCGCCGAGATCAACACCCTGTTCGCCAATGACGAAACGCTGACTGATCTCGACGATGACAGCCTTGTTCGCCTCGGCGAGCATTTGAGCAAAGGCGTGCCGATTGCGACGCCGGTCTTCGACGGTGCCAAGGAAGCCGACATCGTTGAGATGCTCGAGCGGGCAGGGCTGAAGGCCTCGGGTCAGTCGACCGTGTTCGACGGCCGTACCGGCGAGCAGTTCGACCGTCAGGTGACCGTGGGCTACATCTATATGCTCAAGCTCGACCACCTGGTGGACAACAAGATCCACGCGCGTTCGATTGGGCCGTACTCGCTCGTTACCCAGCAGCCGTTGGGTGGTAAGGCGCAGTTCGGTGGTCAGCGCTTCGGCGAGATGGAAGTGTGGGCTCTCGAAGCGTATGGCGCCGCCTATACGCTGCAGGAAATGCTCACCATCAAGTCGGACGACGTGGCGGGTCGTACAAAGGTCTACGAGGCCATTGTGCGCGGCGACGACACCTTCGAAGCGGGTATTCCGGAAAGCTTCAACGTTCTGGTCAAGGAAATCCGTTCTCTCGGTCTCAATGTCGAACTCGACATGCGCGAAGAGAGCGAACCCGAACAGCCCGATCCGGAGCTCGCACCTCCTCAGGAAGCGGCGGAATAA
- the rplL gene encoding 50S ribosomal protein L7/L12, producing MAADLAKLVDDLSALTVLEASELSKLLEEKWGVSAAAPVAVAAAAGGAAPAAAAEEKTEFDVILAAFGDNKINVIKEVRGITGLGLGEAKALVEGAPKPIKEGVSKAEAEDIKKKLEDAGAKVELK from the coding sequence ATGGCTGCTGATCTCGCCAAGCTCGTAGACGACCTTTCGGCCCTGACCGTCCTGGAAGCTTCCGAACTTTCGAAGCTCCTGGAAGAAAAGTGGGGCGTTTCTGCCGCTGCTCCGGTTGCTGTTGCTGCCGCTGCCGGTGGTGCTGCTCCGGCTGCTGCCGCTGAAGAAAAGACTGAATTCGACGTGATCCTGGCCGCCTTCGGCGACAACAAGATCAACGTGATCAAGGAAGTTCGTGGCATCACCGGCCTCGGCCTGGGCGAAGCCAAGGCCCTGGTCGAAGGCGCTCCGAAGCCGATCAAGGAAGGCGTGTCGAAGGCTGAAGCCGAAGACATCAAGAAGAAGCTGGAAGATGCCGGCGCGAAGGTCGAACTGAAGTAA
- the rplJ gene encoding 50S ribosomal protein L10, whose protein sequence is MERAEKREVVASLQEALAGAGSIVVAHNTGLTVAAFTDLRVQVKKAGGKVKVAKNRLAKLALKETDVADISGLFTGPTVIAYAEDPVAAPKIAAAFAEKNQKFVILGGAMGQTALDSDGVKALATMPSLDELRAKLAGLVKQPAQNIASILVQPGAGIARVLAAHADQGEAA, encoded by the coding sequence TTGGAAAGAGCGGAAAAGCGTGAAGTCGTCGCCTCGCTCCAGGAAGCCCTTGCGGGCGCTGGATCGATCGTCGTCGCGCACAATACCGGCCTGACCGTTGCCGCTTTCACCGATCTGCGCGTGCAGGTCAAGAAGGCTGGCGGCAAGGTCAAGGTCGCCAAGAACCGCCTTGCCAAGCTCGCTCTGAAGGAAACCGATGTCGCGGACATTTCGGGCCTGTTCACCGGCCCGACCGTCATCGCCTATGCGGAAGATCCCGTCGCTGCACCAAAAATCGCAGCGGCCTTCGCCGAGAAGAACCAGAAGTTCGTCATTCTCGGTGGTGCCATGGGTCAGACCGCTCTGGACTCCGATGGGGTCAAGGCGCTGGCAACGATGCCCTCGCTGGACGAACTGCGCGCCAAGCTTGCCGGCCTGGTCAAGCAGCCCGCCCAGAACATCGCTTCCATCCTCGTGCAGCCGGGTGCGGGCATTGCTCGCGTTCTGGCCGCCCACGCGGATCAGGGCGAAGCGGCTTAA
- the rplA gene encoding 50S ribosomal protein L1 has protein sequence MAKIAKKVAAGREGIDRNKLYSLEEAVKLVKSKASAKFDETVEIAMNLGVDPRHADQMVRGVVSLPNGTGKTVRVAVFARGAKADEATAAGADIVGAEELMETIQSGKIEFDRCIATPDMMPLVGRLGKILGPRNLMPNPKVGTVTMDVKGAVGAAKGGAVEYRVEKAGIIHAGIGKVSFSEEALLANIKAFTDAVQKSKPAGAKGTYVKKVAVSSTMGPGVHVEPSSAV, from the coding sequence ATGGCAAAGATCGCAAAGAAGGTTGCCGCCGGCCGTGAAGGCATCGACCGCAACAAGCTCTATTCGCTTGAAGAAGCTGTTAAGCTGGTGAAGTCGAAGGCCTCCGCCAAGTTCGACGAAACCGTTGAGATCGCGATGAACCTGGGTGTTGACCCGCGTCACGCTGACCAGATGGTCCGCGGCGTTGTCAGTCTGCCCAATGGCACCGGTAAGACCGTTCGTGTCGCCGTGTTTGCTCGTGGCGCCAAGGCTGACGAGGCCACCGCTGCTGGTGCTGACATTGTCGGCGCCGAAGAGCTGATGGAAACCATCCAGTCGGGCAAGATCGAGTTCGATCGCTGCATTGCCACGCCGGATATGATGCCGCTGGTCGGTCGTCTGGGTAAGATCCTGGGCCCGCGCAACCTGATGCCGAACCCCAAGGTCGGCACCGTGACCATGGACGTCAAGGGCGCCGTTGGCGCTGCCAAGGGCGGCGCTGTGGAATATCGCGTTGAAAAGGCCGGTATCATCCATGCCGGTATTGGCAAGGTGTCGTTCTCGGAAGAGGCGCTGCTGGCCAATATCAAGGCCTTCACCGATGCCGTGCAGAAGTCCAAGCCTGCTGGCGCCAAGGGCACCTATGTCAAGAAGGTCGCGGTTTCCTCGACCATGGGCCCGGGCGTTCATGTCGAGCCGTCTTCGGCCGTCTGA
- the rplK gene encoding 50S ribosomal protein L11, giving the protein MAKKIVGYIKLQVPAGSATPSPPIGPALGQRGLNIMEFCKAFNAATQELDKGSPIPTIITAYADKSFTFEMKQPPVTYFIKQAMKLKSGSKLPGKESAGTITQAQLRDIAEKKMKDLNADDVEAAMSMIAGSARSMGIQVEG; this is encoded by the coding sequence ATGGCTAAGAAAATTGTGGGCTATATCAAGCTCCAGGTGCCGGCTGGCTCTGCCACCCCGTCGCCCCCGATCGGTCCGGCGCTGGGTCAGCGCGGTCTGAACATCATGGAATTCTGCAAGGCCTTCAATGCGGCTACGCAGGAGCTCGACAAGGGCTCGCCCATTCCGACCATCATCACCGCCTATGCGGACAAGAGCTTCACCTTCGAGATGAAGCAGCCGCCGGTGACCTACTTCATCAAGCAGGCCATGAAGCTCAAGTCCGGCTCCAAGCTTCCGGGCAAGGAAAGCGCCGGCACCATCACGCAGGCTCAGCTGCGCGATATCGCCGAAAAGAAGATGAAGGATCTCAACGCGGACGACGTTGAGGCCGCAATGAGCATGATCGCCGGTTCCGCCCGGTCGATGGGCATCCAGGTCGAGGGCTAA
- the nusG gene encoding transcription termination/antitermination protein NusG translates to MAKRWYIVQAYSNFERKVAEDIRLKVAQKKLEHLFEDVIVPTEKVVEIRRGRKVDTERKFFPGYVLVKMDMTDEAFHLIKNTPKVTGFLGSDNKPMPISESEAMSILQQVQEGVDHPKPSVSFEVGENVRVSDGPFASFNGVVEEVDEERSRLKVEVSIFGRPTPVELEYGQVEKV, encoded by the coding sequence ATGGCCAAGCGCTGGTACATCGTTCAGGCGTATTCGAACTTCGAGCGCAAGGTGGCGGAGGATATCCGTCTCAAGGTCGCTCAGAAGAAGCTCGAGCACCTGTTTGAAGACGTGATCGTGCCGACCGAGAAGGTCGTGGAGATCCGTCGCGGCCGCAAGGTCGACACGGAGCGCAAGTTCTTTCCGGGCTATGTGCTGGTGAAGATGGACATGACCGACGAGGCATTCCATCTGATCAAGAACACGCCCAAGGTCACTGGCTTCCTTGGCTCGGACAACAAGCCGATGCCGATCTCGGAGAGCGAGGCCATGTCCATCCTGCAGCAGGTGCAGGAAGGCGTGGATCATCCCAAGCCCTCCGTCAGTTTCGAAGTGGGCGAGAATGTTCGCGTGTCGGACGGTCCGTTTGCCAGCTTCAATGGCGTCGTCGAAGAGGTGGACGAAGAGCGTTCCCGCCTCAAGGTCGAGGTCTCGATTTTCGGTCGCCCCACACCTGTGGAGCTCGAATACGGTCAGGTCGAAAAGGTCTGA
- the secE gene encoding preprotein translocase subunit SecE codes for MARTNPVQFFQQVRSEVSKVTWPGRSEIVISTIMVLVLVILASLFFLAADQIISWLVSMMLSIR; via the coding sequence ATGGCCCGCACGAACCCAGTCCAGTTTTTCCAGCAGGTTCGCTCGGAAGTCAGCAAGGTCACCTGGCCGGGCCGGAGCGAGATCGTGATTTCCACGATCATGGTTCTGGTACTGGTCATCCTGGCCAGCCTGTTCTTTCTTGCGGCGGACCAGATCATTTCCTGGCTCGTGTCTATGATGCTGTCGATCCGCTAA
- a CDS encoding mandelate racemase/muconate lactonizing enzyme family protein, which produces MNTHAAALDHVNTASRPSDLRITDMRVAEIVGAPFTTAILKIYTNQGLVGLGEVRDGASATYALMLKSRLLGENPCDVDRLFRRIKQFGGHGRQGGGVSAVEIALWDLAGKAYGVPIYQMLGGKFRDKVRMYCDTDASVPSGTETGRRLKERMDLGFTFLKMDLGLMQIVDTPGSVVAPAGSLEGYRIHPKRGTGKTLEDRRARNAVYDVHNVRHPFTGLNFTEKGLELLEDYIYQVREVIGYEVPLAIDHVGHISLQSGIRLARRIEKYAPAWLEDVIPWQYADQYRQLQQATTVPICTGEDIYLKEGFEPLLNSGIAVIHPDLLTSGGILETKKIGDAAQDKGIAMAVHMAESPVACMAAAHMAVATENFMALEYHSVDVDWWDDVAIGLPKPLVKDGFITVPDKPGLGIDDIDDAVISQHLQDGVTGIWQPTDHWDHEYSWDRTWS; this is translated from the coding sequence ATGAACACGCACGCCGCCGCCCTCGACCACGTCAACACCGCGTCCCGCCCCTCGGACCTGCGCATCACGGATATGCGGGTAGCCGAAATTGTTGGCGCCCCTTTCACCACGGCCATCCTGAAGATCTACACCAATCAGGGTCTGGTCGGTCTTGGTGAGGTTCGGGACGGTGCCAGCGCCACCTATGCCCTGATGCTCAAGAGCCGGCTCCTGGGCGAAAATCCCTGCGACGTCGACAGGCTGTTCCGCCGCATAAAGCAGTTTGGCGGCCATGGGCGGCAGGGTGGCGGCGTTTCGGCCGTCGAAATCGCGCTCTGGGACCTGGCCGGCAAGGCCTATGGCGTGCCGATCTACCAGATGCTGGGCGGCAAGTTCCGCGACAAGGTACGGATGTATTGCGATACCGACGCCTCGGTTCCCAGCGGGACCGAGACCGGAAGGCGGCTCAAGGAACGCATGGATCTCGGCTTCACCTTCCTCAAGATGGATCTGGGCCTGATGCAGATCGTCGACACGCCCGGCTCGGTGGTCGCGCCTGCCGGCTCATTGGAAGGCTATCGTATCCACCCCAAGCGCGGCACGGGCAAAACCCTGGAGGACCGCCGGGCGCGCAATGCAGTCTATGATGTCCACAATGTCCGCCATCCCTTTACCGGCCTCAATTTCACCGAGAAAGGCCTGGAGCTGCTCGAGGACTATATTTACCAGGTGCGCGAGGTCATCGGCTACGAGGTGCCCCTTGCCATCGACCATGTGGGGCATATTTCCCTGCAAAGCGGCATACGCCTGGCCAGGCGCATCGAGAAATACGCGCCGGCCTGGCTCGAGGATGTCATTCCCTGGCAATATGCCGATCAGTACCGCCAACTACAGCAGGCCACCACGGTGCCGATCTGCACCGGCGAGGACATCTACCTCAAGGAGGGGTTCGAGCCACTCCTGAATTCCGGCATTGCCGTCATTCACCCTGACCTGTTGACCTCGGGAGGCATTCTCGAAACCAAGAAGATTGGCGATGCCGCCCAGGATAAGGGTATCGCGATGGCCGTACATATGGCTGAAAGTCCTGTCGCCTGCATGGCCGCGGCGCATATGGCGGTCGCCACCGAAAACTTCATGGCGCTCGAATATCACTCGGTCGATGTCGACTGGTGGGACGATGTCGCCATCGGCCTGCCCAAGCCCCTGGTCAAAGACGGCTTCATCACCGTGCCGGACAAGCCTGGCCTGGGCATTGATGACATAGACGATGCCGTCATCAGCCAGCATCTGCAGGACGGCGTCACCGGCATCTGGCAGCCGACCGACCATTGGGACCACGAATATAGCTGGGACCGGACCTGGAGCTGA
- a CDS encoding ribonuclease activity regulator RraA, producing MTHTPDITRPPKELVDGILALGAALASSTLAHMGVRNCHLLGPVAQQSGKAIAGPALTLQCMPKREDLYDEAEYADPEKQLHRHVLYHVQAGDIVVVDARGDMSSGIFGDMMSTYFKGRGGAGIVVDGCLRDRPNLSKLDVPVWIRGWTPNFHTQTNIMPFAVNTPIACGGVLVMPGDIIVADDDGAVCVPSALAAKVIEEANRSHDWEDFSRIKLQAGEPLQRYYPLHNDARAEYEEWRKLNPVKTGK from the coding sequence ATGACCCACACACCCGACATCACCCGTCCCCCAAAGGAACTGGTCGACGGCATCCTGGCCCTTGGCGCCGCCCTTGCCTCGTCAACCCTGGCCCATATGGGTGTTCGCAATTGCCACTTGCTGGGACCGGTTGCCCAGCAATCCGGCAAGGCCATCGCCGGTCCGGCATTGACCCTGCAGTGCATGCCCAAGCGCGAAGATCTATATGACGAAGCCGAATATGCTGACCCTGAAAAGCAGCTACACCGGCATGTGCTCTATCACGTTCAGGCGGGCGACATTGTCGTTGTGGATGCGCGCGGCGACATGTCCTCGGGTATTTTCGGGGATATGATGTCGACCTATTTCAAGGGCCGTGGCGGTGCCGGCATAGTGGTAGACGGCTGCCTGCGCGACCGCCCCAACCTGAGCAAGCTGGACGTCCCCGTCTGGATCAGGGGATGGACACCCAATTTTCACACACAGACCAATATCATGCCCTTTGCGGTCAACACGCCGATTGCCTGCGGCGGTGTCCTCGTCATGCCCGGCGATATTATCGTTGCCGACGACGACGGGGCCGTTTGCGTGCCCTCTGCGCTGGCCGCGAAAGTCATTGAGGAGGCCAATCGGAGCCACGACTGGGAAGACTTCTCCCGCATAAAATTGCAGGCCGGCGAGCCTCTGCAGCGCTATTACCCGCTCCACAACGATGCCCGGGCCGAATACGAGGAGTGGCGAAAGCTCAACCCTGTGAAAACCGGCAAATAG
- the mmsB gene encoding multiple monosaccharide ABC transporter permease produces the protein MTTETAPTGTSAAQPAQAHELTLLGALRANMRDYGLLLALILIMLFFQYFTNGVLFKPVNLTNIILQNSYIIVMALGMLLVIVAGHIDLSVGSVSGFIGALAAMLMVGWDLPPELAFLSHPIVAGAICLLAGAVIGAAQGYLIAYYKIPAFIVTLAGMLIFKGLSLAILAGKSVGPFPAEFQMLSAGFIPDIVGPITMPWLAENGQNVVLHSTTMVIAILAIVGMVFFAIRGRARRIARGYDVEPFSLFVIKNVVIAALVLFFAYMLASYRGLPNVLVVMGVLIAFFVFMTKRLTFGRRIYALGGNLKAAALSGIKTERTTFYIFAIMGALAALAGMIYAARLNSATPKAGQGLELDVIAAVFIGGASALGGVGQVAGAVIGAFIMGVMNNGMSIMGVNIDWQQMIKGVVLLAAVFFDLYNKNRSA, from the coding sequence ATGACCACCGAAACCGCACCGACCGGAACCTCTGCGGCCCAGCCGGCTCAGGCCCATGAACTGACATTGCTTGGCGCCCTGCGGGCCAATATGCGCGATTACGGCCTGTTGCTCGCGCTGATCCTGATCATGCTGTTCTTTCAGTATTTCACCAATGGCGTGCTGTTCAAACCGGTCAACCTGACCAATATCATCCTGCAGAACAGCTATATCATCGTGATGGCGCTGGGCATGCTGCTGGTGATTGTGGCCGGCCATATCGACCTTTCGGTCGGTTCGGTCTCCGGCTTTATCGGCGCGCTCGCGGCCATGCTGATGGTGGGTTGGGATCTGCCGCCCGAATTGGCGTTCCTGTCCCATCCGATCGTGGCGGGGGCTATCTGCCTGCTTGCGGGCGCCGTCATTGGCGCGGCGCAGGGCTATCTGATCGCTTATTACAAGATCCCGGCGTTTATCGTGACGCTGGCGGGCATGCTGATCTTCAAGGGGCTGTCGCTGGCTATCCTGGCGGGCAAATCGGTGGGGCCGTTCCCGGCCGAGTTCCAGATGCTTTCGGCAGGCTTCATTCCCGATATCGTGGGACCGATCACCATGCCCTGGCTGGCCGAGAACGGGCAGAATGTGGTGCTGCATTCCACCACCATGGTCATTGCGATCCTGGCCATTGTCGGCATGGTCTTCTTTGCCATCCGCGGCCGCGCCCGTCGCATCGCGCGCGGTTATGATGTCGAGCCGTTCAGCCTGTTCGTGATCAAGAACGTTGTGATTGCGGCGCTGGTGCTGTTCTTTGCCTATATGCTGGCGTCCTATCGCGGCCTGCCGAACGTGCTGGTTGTGATGGGCGTGCTGATCGCCTTCTTCGTCTTCATGACCAAGCGCCTGACCTTTGGCCGCCGCATCTATGCGCTGGGTGGCAATCTCAAGGCTGCGGCACTTTCGGGCATCAAGACCGAGCGGACCACATTCTATATCTTTGCCATTATGGGCGCCCTGGCGGCTCTGGCCGGCATGATCTATGCGGCCCGCCTCAATTCGGCGACGCCGAAAGCGGGGCAGGGGCTGGAGCTGGACGTGATCGCGGCCGTGTTCATTGGCGGCGCTTCGGCGCTGGGCGGTGTCGGTCAGGTTGCGGGCGCAGTGATCGGCGCCTTCATCATGGGTGTGATGAATAACGGCATGTCGATCATGGGCGTGAACATCGATTGGCAGCAGATGATCAAGGGCGTGGTCCTGCTCGCCGCCGTGTTCTTCGATCTCTACAACAAGAACCGGTCTGCCTGA